One Euphorbia lathyris chromosome 1, ddEupLath1.1, whole genome shotgun sequence DNA segment encodes these proteins:
- the LOC136202301 gene encoding probable inactive receptor kinase At1g48480 isoform X2 → MRPHFFICFLLSIIFFLLSFSIAHSDLSSDTTALLALRKAVAGRSLLWNISELTPCNWTGVICQANRVIELRLPAMGLSGRLPLTIGNLSELQTLSLRFNALSGPLPADIGNLASLRNLYLQGNLFTGEIPVFIFNLHNLTSKQGGEDPQHGEVGVSGEKPVADSGRAPALAAQRGGTNKGLVFFGNIPKEFDLEDLLRASAEVLGKGTFGTTYKASLDVGMTMAVKRLKDVNVSEKEFREKIEAVGKINHENLVPLRAYYFNKDEKLLVCDYMPMGSLSALLHGNRGAGRTPINWDTRSSIALGAARAIAHLHSEGPRMSHGNIKSSNILLTRTFEARVSDFGLAHLAGATAAPNRIDGYRAPEVTDSRKISQKADVYSFGVLLLELLTGKAPNHSELNEERVDLPRWVLSVVKDEWTSEVFDLELLRYQNVEEDMVQLLQVAISCTAQYPDNRPSMQQVSTQIEELCSSHDKSSS, encoded by the exons ATGAGACCACATTTCTTTATTTGTTTTCTACTttccatcatcttcttcctgCTTTCTTTCTCTATTGCCCACTCAGATCTATCATCAGATACAACTGCTCTTTTAGCTCTACGCAAGGCAGTCGCCGGTCGATCCCTCTTATGGAACATTTCCGAACTAACTCCCTGCAATTGGACCGGCGTTATTTGTCAAGCAAACAGAGTTATTGAGTTACGCCTGCCTGCTATGGGTCTCTCCGGCCGCCTTCCTTTAACTATCGGGAATCTCTCAGAGCTTCAAACTTTGTCTCTCCGCTTCAACGCCCTCTCTGGTCCGCTCCCTGCTGATATCGGCAATCTTGCTTCTTTACGCAATTTGTACTTGCAGGGCAACTTGTTCACTGGGGAAATTCCTGTTTTTATATTCAATTTGCACAACTTG ACAAGTAAACAAGGAGGGGAGGATCCACAACATGGAGAGGTTGGGGTTTCCGGTGAAAAACCCGTGGCTGATAGTGGCAGAGCACCAGCTTTGGCGGCGCAAAGAGGTGGGACTAATAAGGGTTTGGTTTTCTTTGGGAATATACCAAAGGAGTTTGATTTGGAGGATTTGTTAAGAGCTTCTGCAGAAGTGCTTGGGAAGGGGACTTTTGGGACAACTTATAAGGCTAGTTTAGACGTAGGAATGACAATGGCTGTGAAAAGATTGAAGGATGTGAACGTATCAGAGAAGGAATTCCGTGAAAAGATTGAGGCAGTTGGGAAGATAAATCATGAGAATTTAGTCCCCTTAAGAGCTTATTATTTTAACAAGGATGAAAAGCTTCTTGTTTGTGATTACATGCCTATGGGAAGCTTATCTGCTCTTTTACATG GAAACAGAGGTGCTGGCAGGACTCCAATAAATTGGGACACCAGGTCTAGCATAGCCCTTGGAGCTGCTAGAGCAATTGCACACCTTCACAGTGAGGGCCCTAGAATGTCTCATGGAAACATAAAATCATCAAATATTCTCCTTACTAGGACATTTGAAGCTCGTGTGTCGGATTTCGGGCTGGCGCATCTTGCAGGAGCTACAGCTGCTCCTAACCGTATTGACGGGTATCGTGCCCCAGAGGTGACTGATTCTCGGAAAATATCCCAAAAAGCAGATGTTTACAGCTTTGGTGTACTGCTGTTGGAATTGCTAACAGGAAAGGCTCCGAACCATTCTGAGTTGAATGAGGAAAGAGTAGACCTTCCAAGATGGGTGCTATCTGTTGTAAAAGATGAATGGACATCAGAGGTGTTTGATCTGGAGCTCCTACGATATCAGAATGTAGAGGAAGACATGGTTCAGCTGTTGCAGGTAGCAATCAGTTGCACTGCTCAGTATCCAGATAATCGCCCTTCAATGCAACAAGTCAGCACCCAAATTGAGGAGCTGTGCAGCTCACATGACAAGTCATCTTCATAA
- the LOC136202301 gene encoding probable inactive receptor kinase At1g48480 isoform X1 produces the protein MRPHFFICFLLSIIFFLLSFSIAHSDLSSDTTALLALRKAVAGRSLLWNISELTPCNWTGVICQANRVIELRLPAMGLSGRLPLTIGNLSELQTLSLRFNALSGPLPADIGNLASLRNLYLQGNLFTGEIPVFIFNLHNLVRLNLANNNFTGLISPDFNKLKRLATLYLEGNQLNGSIPDLNLGSLDQFNVSSNKLTGPIPERLASKPANSFEGNSLCGKPLFLCNATSNGDNSKLSGGAIAGIVIACVIGFLLILMILIFLCQRKTSKQGGEDPQHGEVGVSGEKPVADSGRAPALAAQRGGTNKGLVFFGNIPKEFDLEDLLRASAEVLGKGTFGTTYKASLDVGMTMAVKRLKDVNVSEKEFREKIEAVGKINHENLVPLRAYYFNKDEKLLVCDYMPMGSLSALLHGNRGAGRTPINWDTRSSIALGAARAIAHLHSEGPRMSHGNIKSSNILLTRTFEARVSDFGLAHLAGATAAPNRIDGYRAPEVTDSRKISQKADVYSFGVLLLELLTGKAPNHSELNEERVDLPRWVLSVVKDEWTSEVFDLELLRYQNVEEDMVQLLQVAISCTAQYPDNRPSMQQVSTQIEELCSSHDKSSS, from the exons ATGAGACCACATTTCTTTATTTGTTTTCTACTttccatcatcttcttcctgCTTTCTTTCTCTATTGCCCACTCAGATCTATCATCAGATACAACTGCTCTTTTAGCTCTACGCAAGGCAGTCGCCGGTCGATCCCTCTTATGGAACATTTCCGAACTAACTCCCTGCAATTGGACCGGCGTTATTTGTCAAGCAAACAGAGTTATTGAGTTACGCCTGCCTGCTATGGGTCTCTCCGGCCGCCTTCCTTTAACTATCGGGAATCTCTCAGAGCTTCAAACTTTGTCTCTCCGCTTCAACGCCCTCTCTGGTCCGCTCCCTGCTGATATCGGCAATCTTGCTTCTTTACGCAATTTGTACTTGCAGGGCAACTTGTTCACTGGGGAAATTCCTGTTTTTATATTCAATTTGCACAACTTGGTAAGGCTTAATCTGGCTAATAATAACTTCACTGGTCTCATTTCCCCTGATTTTAATAAATTGAAAAGATTAGCAACTCTTTATTTGGAGGGGAACCAGCTCAATGGTTCAATTCCAGACCTCAATTTGGGATCTCTTGATCAATTCAATGTTTCTTCTAACAAGCTAACTGGTCCTATTCCTGAAAGGTTAGCTAGTAAGCCTGCAAATTCATTTGAAGGGAATTCTCTATGTGGGAAACCCTTGTTTCTTTGCAATGCTACTTCAAACGGGGATAATAGTAAATTGTCAGGTGGAGCTATTGCTGGGATTGTCATTGCTTGTGTTATTggatttttgttaattttgatgattttgatcTTCTTATGTCAAAGAAAGACAAGTAAACAAGGAGGGGAGGATCCACAACATGGAGAGGTTGGGGTTTCCGGTGAAAAACCCGTGGCTGATAGTGGCAGAGCACCAGCTTTGGCGGCGCAAAGAGGTGGGACTAATAAGGGTTTGGTTTTCTTTGGGAATATACCAAAGGAGTTTGATTTGGAGGATTTGTTAAGAGCTTCTGCAGAAGTGCTTGGGAAGGGGACTTTTGGGACAACTTATAAGGCTAGTTTAGACGTAGGAATGACAATGGCTGTGAAAAGATTGAAGGATGTGAACGTATCAGAGAAGGAATTCCGTGAAAAGATTGAGGCAGTTGGGAAGATAAATCATGAGAATTTAGTCCCCTTAAGAGCTTATTATTTTAACAAGGATGAAAAGCTTCTTGTTTGTGATTACATGCCTATGGGAAGCTTATCTGCTCTTTTACATG GAAACAGAGGTGCTGGCAGGACTCCAATAAATTGGGACACCAGGTCTAGCATAGCCCTTGGAGCTGCTAGAGCAATTGCACACCTTCACAGTGAGGGCCCTAGAATGTCTCATGGAAACATAAAATCATCAAATATTCTCCTTACTAGGACATTTGAAGCTCGTGTGTCGGATTTCGGGCTGGCGCATCTTGCAGGAGCTACAGCTGCTCCTAACCGTATTGACGGGTATCGTGCCCCAGAGGTGACTGATTCTCGGAAAATATCCCAAAAAGCAGATGTTTACAGCTTTGGTGTACTGCTGTTGGAATTGCTAACAGGAAAGGCTCCGAACCATTCTGAGTTGAATGAGGAAAGAGTAGACCTTCCAAGATGGGTGCTATCTGTTGTAAAAGATGAATGGACATCAGAGGTGTTTGATCTGGAGCTCCTACGATATCAGAATGTAGAGGAAGACATGGTTCAGCTGTTGCAGGTAGCAATCAGTTGCACTGCTCAGTATCCAGATAATCGCCCTTCAATGCAACAAGTCAGCACCCAAATTGAGGAGCTGTGCAGCTCACATGACAAGTCATCTTCATAA